From Polynucleobacter ibericus:
CATTATTTAAAACGCGCACTTTAAAGAAGCCCCGAAATTTGAGACCGCAAAGTTTCTTTTTCTTTTTTTCTGAGTCTGCCTCGGGTCTCGCGACCAATTGGTTTTTTGAGCTTAACCACAACATCTTTATTTAATGTGTTGGTTTGAGCCGCCCAAATCAATTCGCGGATCATCCGCTTTAGGCGATTTCGATCAACCGCTCTTTTGGCTAACTTCTTTGCTACTGCAACCCCCAAGTCAGGCTTAGCGCCCTCTTGAGTGGATGCAACATACATACCCCAATACAAACTTGTCTTGGGGCGTGTTTTTAATAATTCAGAAATCCTTGCGCTATTCAATGGCTAAATTAAACAGCCAAACGCTTGCGGCCTTTTGCACGA
This genomic window contains:
- the rnpA gene encoding ribonuclease P protein component; the encoded protein is MNSARISELLKTRPKTSLYWGMYVASTQEGAKPDLGVAVAKKLAKRAVDRNRLKRMIRELIWAAQTNTLNKDVVVKLKKPIGRETRGRLRKKEKETLRSQISGLL